One window of Ignavibacteriales bacterium genomic DNA carries:
- a CDS encoding indolepyruvate ferredoxin oxidoreductase: MEKLLLLGAEAIAQGAIDGGMSGVYAYPGTPSTEITEYIQHNKIALERKLHSQWSANEKTAMEAGLGMSYAGKRTMICMKHVGLNVAADAFINSAITGVNGGLVVTVADDPSMHSSQNEQDSRFFGKFAMIPILEPANQQEAYDMAYEAFELSEKLKIPVMIRITTRLSHSRAGVETRPLKNENKLTYPEDPIQFVLLPSNARKRYKGLLGLQSLMEQESERSSFNTFYPARNKSLGIIACGIAFNYLMENYQDRKFTNPVLQLGQYPLPFAKVEKLVSECEQVLVLEDGYPLVEEMLKGYLDKNSKIKGRLDGTIPRDGELNPDIVAKALGKEVKVGMKVPDIVANRPPELCSGCSHRDIYNALNETMLEFGKQKVFSDIGCYTLGALPPWNSINSCVDMGASITMAKGAADAGVHPAIAVIGDSTFTHSGMTALLDAVVENTPITVIISDNGTTGMTGGQASHATGRLEEICIGLGVKPDHVKVLTPLPKFHDEMVKVLREEMLYEGVSVIIPRRECIVQMVAKNKKDQKAKVEEVAQ; encoded by the coding sequence ATGGAAAAGCTTTTATTACTTGGTGCAGAAGCAATAGCGCAAGGCGCAATTGATGGCGGAATGTCGGGCGTTTATGCTTATCCAGGAACACCTTCCACAGAAATAACCGAATACATTCAACACAATAAGATTGCACTAGAAAGAAAACTTCACAGTCAATGGTCCGCAAACGAAAAAACTGCAATGGAAGCAGGACTTGGAATGAGTTATGCCGGCAAGCGTACAATGATTTGTATGAAACACGTTGGATTAAATGTTGCTGCGGATGCTTTTATCAACTCTGCAATAACTGGTGTTAACGGCGGATTAGTTGTTACAGTTGCAGATGACCCCTCAATGCACTCATCACAAAACGAACAGGATTCACGCTTCTTCGGAAAGTTTGCAATGATTCCGATTTTGGAACCGGCTAATCAGCAGGAAGCTTATGATATGGCTTACGAAGCTTTTGAGTTGTCAGAAAAATTAAAAATTCCTGTAATGATTAGAATTACAACAAGGCTTTCACACTCACGAGCAGGAGTTGAAACACGCCCATTAAAAAATGAAAATAAACTTACGTATCCGGAAGATCCAATTCAGTTTGTGCTGCTTCCATCGAACGCAAGAAAAAGATATAAGGGTTTATTGGGATTGCAATCACTTATGGAACAGGAATCCGAAAGATCATCTTTTAATACATTTTATCCTGCAAGAAATAAATCACTTGGCATTATCGCGTGCGGAATTGCTTTTAATTATTTGATGGAAAATTATCAGGATAGAAAATTTACAAATCCTGTTTTGCAGCTTGGTCAGTATCCGCTTCCTTTTGCAAAAGTTGAGAAACTTGTAAGCGAGTGTGAGCAGGTTTTAGTTCTTGAAGATGGTTATCCTCTTGTTGAAGAAATGTTAAAAGGATATTTAGATAAGAATAGTAAGATCAAAGGAAGATTGGATGGTACAATTCCGCGTGATGGAGAATTGAATCCTGATATTGTTGCAAAGGCATTAGGTAAAGAAGTAAAGGTTGGAATGAAAGTTCCAGATATCGTTGCAAACCGTCCACCTGAATTATGTTCAGGCTGCAGTCATCGTGATATATATAATGCGTTAAATGAAACCATGTTAGAGTTTGGAAAGCAAAAAGTTTTTTCTGATATCGGATGTTACACTCTTGGTGCTCTGCCTCCATGGAATTCAATTAACTCTTGTGTTGATATGGGCGCATCAATTACAATGGCTAAAGGCGCTGCTGATGCTGGCGTTCATCCTGCAATAGCTGTTATTGGTGATTCTACTTTTACGCACAGCGGAATGACAGCCTTACTTGATGCTGTTGTGGAAAATACTCCCATTACAGTAATAATTTCTGATAATGGCACAACAGGTATGACAGGCGGACAAGCTTCGCACGCTACCGGAAGATTAGAAGAAATTTGTATCGGGCTGGGCGTAAAACCGGACCATGTAAAAGTTTTAACTCCGTTGCCAAAATTCCACGATGAAATGGTTAAAGTTCTTCGAGAAGAAATGTTGTACGAGGGAGTTTCTGTTATAATCCCAAGAAGAGAGTGCATTGTGCAAATGGTAGCTAAAAATAAAAAAGATCAGAAAGCTAAAGTTGAAGAGGTTGCACAATGA
- a CDS encoding O-antigen ligase family protein: MKKNNTKNNYTWIIGLIFLAPIIFSTRLLEMDNLQKLALFIFSVPGFIFFVRNQDEQNKISVNLYLLIFLVAFPFTFLTAFINGSSDILTLQLTYLVSPLFILVFTLFVINKMGEEKFLNIAAFSIVIVSTFFSFIGLLQVMNIEIIPLPQIIIPGSTIGHRGFAAEYLLPAIPFLLILKKHIKKDYYPLLFFAGVINLSFLFFTRSRSALGISVFILITLIAFILLKKNYEDKTKTIIPITAVFIIAFLLSLIPPIKGERSDFGSNITSIVDTENRSNKMRMNFWNASFEMIKVNPITGVGLQKWSGTYPKYYGNKFVDSQIYFVHAIHSHNDFLELFAEDGIAAPIVYSLILLIIIFHLYKKSFINDSYFFVLLSAISTIGFSFIAFPLSKFSSYFFLAFAAGLSLNSLDKNGKAIQIPLLFLKYFLIILFVIGIITSYLRLSSELSYIKAIEYKNGGDYNNMLKELENVNSVLYPFDPSKQPIEFYRATALYRLGKLDDALIHSIKSEKVAPNNPLVLHNTAAIYQTAKKYDKAIIYYERIQKVFPNYIDPQINLLLIYSETASFEKGKQLFEELIKKDSLNPRLAAFQSKYYNLF; the protein is encoded by the coding sequence ATGAAGAAAAATAATACTAAAAATAATTATACCTGGATAATTGGTTTAATATTTCTTGCCCCAATAATCTTTTCCACTAGACTTTTAGAAATGGATAATTTGCAAAAGCTGGCGCTTTTTATTTTTTCAGTTCCTGGTTTTATTTTTTTTGTAAGAAATCAAGATGAGCAGAATAAAATATCAGTTAATTTATATTTGTTAATCTTTTTAGTTGCCTTTCCATTTACTTTTTTAACTGCTTTTATAAACGGCTCATCTGATATACTGACTTTGCAACTCACGTATTTAGTTTCACCACTTTTTATTTTAGTATTTACATTATTTGTAATTAACAAAATGGGGGAAGAAAAGTTTTTAAATATAGCCGCATTTTCAATAGTAATCGTTTCAACTTTTTTTAGCTTTATTGGATTGCTTCAAGTTATGAATATCGAAATAATTCCATTACCTCAAATAATTATTCCAGGTTCAACGATCGGGCACAGAGGATTTGCTGCGGAGTATTTACTTCCCGCAATTCCGTTTTTGTTGATTTTAAAAAAACATATTAAGAAAGATTATTATCCGCTTTTGTTTTTTGCGGGAGTAATTAATTTATCCTTTTTATTTTTTACTCGTAGCCGTTCAGCACTTGGCATTTCAGTATTTATTTTGATCACCTTAATTGCTTTCATTTTATTAAAGAAAAATTATGAAGATAAAACTAAAACTATTATACCAATAACAGCTGTATTTATAATTGCATTTTTGCTCTCACTTATTCCCCCAATAAAAGGCGAACGCTCTGATTTTGGTTCAAACATTACAAGCATTGTTGATACTGAAAACAGAAGTAATAAAATGCGAATGAACTTTTGGAATGCTTCCTTCGAGATGATAAAAGTAAATCCAATAACTGGAGTTGGATTACAAAAATGGAGCGGCACTTATCCCAAATATTACGGCAATAAGTTTGTTGATAGCCAAATATATTTTGTTCACGCTATACACTCACATAATGACTTTCTAGAATTGTTTGCAGAAGACGGTATTGCCGCACCGATAGTTTATTCTTTAATTCTTTTGATAATCATTTTTCATCTCTACAAAAAAAGTTTTATTAACGACAGTTATTTTTTTGTATTACTTTCCGCAATATCAACAATTGGGTTTTCATTTATTGCATTTCCATTGAGTAAGTTTTCATCTTATTTCTTTTTAGCCTTTGCTGCAGGACTTTCACTAAATTCTTTAGATAAAAATGGCAAAGCAATTCAAATTCCACTTTTATTCTTAAAATATTTTCTAATTATCCTTTTCGTGATTGGAATTATTACGTCTTATTTAAGGTTATCTTCAGAATTGAGTTATATCAAAGCAATCGAATACAAAAATGGTGGTGATTATAATAATATGCTTAAAGAATTAGAAAATGTTAATTCTGTTTTATATCCGTTCGATCCCTCCAAGCAGCCTATTGAATTTTACAGAGCAACAGCGTTATATCGTCTTGGCAAACTGGATGATGCACTCATTCATTCAATCAAATCGGAAAAAGTTGCACCAAACAATCCTTTAGTGTTGCATAATACAGCGGCAATCTATCAAACGGCAAAAAAGTACGATAAAGCAATTATTTATTACGAGCGGATTCAAAAAGTATTTCCCAATTATATTGATCCGCAAATAAATTTACTTCTCATTTATTCAGAAACTGCATCTTTTGAAAAAGGCAAACAACTATTTGAAGAATTAATAAAAAAAGATTCACTTAATCCACGGTTAGCTGCATTTCAATCCAAATATTATAACTTGTTTTAA